Within Desulfobacter sp., the genomic segment GGTCGTAATCAATATTTCCTCCATTGCCGCAATTACCGGGCGCACCGGGCCGGCAGCCCTGGTTTTCAACGATGGGTATGCCGCGGCCAACAGGGGGGTGCAGACCCTGACGGAAACATGGGCCCGGATGGGGGCTCCCCATATCCGGGTGAATGAACTCATGCTGGGGGTGTTTGAAACCCGGCACGCCCAAAGCACCCGGGGTTGGCGGGAGGTGCTCTCCGATCGGGAAAAACAATCCCTCATCGACCACACCCTTGCCGGGCGGACCGGCCAGGTTTCGGATGTGATCAAGGCGGTGAATTTTATGATAAAAGATGCGCCTTACATGACCGGTTCTGTTCTTCGGCTGGACGGGGGGTTTGTGCTGGGGGGGGCGTCAGTTCCACCCATGCCCAAAGGGATTGTCTAATCGTTCCATTTAAAAAATTTAAAAACATAATCAATTTTTTTGAACAAACTGCTTTGGCTCGGTGTTGCGCCGTGCTATGGTAGGCGGTGGTTTTTTAACAGCACAAGGAGGCAAATCCGTGACACTAAGACAGCTAGAACTTTTTCTTGCCCTGGTTAAGACCCCCCATCTGAGCCAGGTTGCCAAGGATGCGGGGCTGACCCAGTCCGCTGTCTCCATGGCTATTAAAGCATTAGAAGAGACACTGGGCAAGCAGTTGTTCGACAGGATCCACAAGCGGCTGGTGGTGAATGAAAACGGCCGCTATTTCTACCAGATGGTTGAGCCCCTGGTCCTGGGACTGAGGGAGAGCGAGGCCATGTTCCGGGACCAGGATCTGTTGGGCGATATAAAGGTGGGGGCCAGTTCATCCATTGCCAATTATATTCTCCCCCAGATCATGTATGAGTTTGCCGAGCAGTACGAAGGGGTGAAGCTGGAAAAAATTACGGGCAACACCATTGAGATCGGCCACCTCATTGAAAACGGGGAGGTGGACATCGGATTTGTGGAGGCGGATTACAACAGCACAGAGATTGAGCGTGAAATGCTGGGGCTTGATGAACTCTATGTGGTCACCGGAGACGATGACCTGGTTCGGGATGAAGAATACAAGATGGACGAGCTGCTCTCCAAGCGGTGGATATTCAGGGAAGAGGGGTCCGGCACCCGGGAAGTCTTCCTTTATTATATGAAAAAATACAAAAAACGGTTCAAGCCCTTTCTGGAGGTCGGGCATACTGAAGCCGTGAAATCCGTGCTTGCGAACAAGGGAACGGTTTCCTGTCTCTCCAGGATTTCCGTGATGAACGAATTGAGCGCCGGCCAGCTTTTCCGCCTGAAAATCCAGGATTTCAAGTTTACCCGGTCATTCTATACCATCTGGCACAAAAATAAGTATTTCAGTTCTGTGCTCCAGGAATTTCTTTATTTCACAAAGGAGCGGTACAAGGCCGTATATGAAAGTCACTCCACTACCCATTAACCCCGGCTGCGAGGGGTGACTGGGGTGTCCGGGAAGGGGATTTGCAGATTTCCGATAAATTCCTTCGACTCTTTTTTGCCCGGTTCGGCCCGATAAAAGCGCATTGAGATCCATAATGGGGTAGTCGGGAAGGCCTGGCCGTTTTTTTTGCCAATGTTGTTTTCCCTGAAAACCTGGTCCCGCTAATTGAAATTTTTATTCGTTGTATGCTGTTTCAAGTTCAGGCATTTCTGTGCACACCCGGTTTCGTCCTGATGCTTTTGCCCGGTAAAGGGCATGGTCCGCAAGGGCAATGAGGGTCTGTCCGGTCTGCCGGGCCTGGGGGGTGGTGCATGCGTGGCCGATGCTCATGGTTGCCCTGATTCGACGGTTCTCAAAATCGATGTGGGCGGATGCAATGCGCTGTCTGAATTCTTCTGCCAGGGCCAAGGCGGCTTCCGGGCTTTCGTCCGTCATAAGGACAATGAATTCCTCACCGCCGTAACGGGCCACCACATCGGTTTTCCTTTTATACACTTTCTGCAAAAGGGCGGCTGTCATCTGGAGATAGGCATCCCCTGCCGGGTGGCCGTGCCTGTCATTTACTTTTTTGAAGTGATCCACATCGCAGATCAGGATGTTCAGGGTGGTCTGTTTGCGGCTGGCGCGGTCCCACTCGTAGGAAAAGGTCTGATTGAAGTGGCGCCGGTTTGACAGCCCGGTGAGTTCATCCCGGTTGCTCAGGCGTTTGAGCGCCTTTGTTTTTCGTTCCAGCAGGTATTCGTTGTCCAGGGCACTCCAGTATTCTTTGTTCTGGCGGGCAGCCATAAATATCATATAGACGAAAAAGAGGGAGAACAGCACACCCTGGGGCTGATCCTCAGGAGACACCAGAAGAAAGGTGGTGCCCGGCAGCAGGATGCAGGTGTTGAAGCCAAGGGCCAGCCAGAGGTTTGGGATGAATGCGACCACGCCGCCGGCGCAGAGCCCAACCGTGCAGATGCACATGAGCAGTCTGTTGTATAGCTCTTCTTGCTGGGTGGTGAATTGGGCATAGCCGAGTCCCCAGAAGAGGGCGGTCAGAATGACGCTGGTCATGAAGGTCCCGTTATTGAATCTGCTTTTTGGCAGGTGTCTGTCCAGCAGCATATGGGCTATCCGAAAAATGCAAATGCCGAACATGCACCCCATAAACAGGTTTGAAAAATCCGGATGGCGCTGATAGTAGTTGCCTGAAAATATAACCACACTGATGGCGATCATATAGAAAACAATACCGATGGTGGATCTCTTTTTTAAATCAACCAATACTCTTGAAGAGAGAATCTGGGGTCTAAACATCGGCGATTCCTGTATTGAATCCTTTTAGCGTATTGTAAACATTGTTTTACGCTAACAGAAAACCTGGGATTCTGGCAACTTTAATTTTAAATTTCAGTGAGTTTTTGGACTGGGCCGGGAGGTGTGCGGATTCCCAGGGCCTTTGCCGGCGGCTGCGGTAAAGCGCCGGCAAAGGCATAGAGAATTGCTGGTTTTATTTAATTAGCGTTAGGGGTTTGGGGGCGTTGAGCCAGTCCTGCTCTGCCGCCTGGATGGCGGTGATGGCAACGGTATTGATGATGTCGGCCACAAGACAGCCCCGGCTCAGGTCGTTCACCGGTTTGTTCAGGCCCTGGAGGGCCGGTCCGATGGCCATGGCACCGGAGGACCTCTGAACCGCCTTGTAGGTATTGTTCCCGGTGTTAAGATCCGGGAATATGAATACCGTGGCTTTGCCGGCAACAGAGGAATTGGGGAGCTTGGTTTTGGCCACGTTGGGCTCCACGGCGGCATCGTATTGGATGGGGCCTTCAATGAGGAGGTCGGGCCGTTTGGCCCGCACAAGCTCGGTGGCCTCTCTGACCTTATCCACATCCTTGCCCTTGCCCGAGGTGCCGGTGGAGTATGAGAGCATGGCCACCCTGGGTTCGATGTCGAACATCTTTGCGGTTTCCGCAGAGGTGATGGCGATCTCCGCCAGTTCCCTGGCGTCTGGGTCCGGGTTTATGGCGCAGTCCCCGTAGGCCAGGACCCGGTCTGAAAGGCACATGAAAAAGAGGCCGGACACCGGGGTTTCCCGGCGCTTGGCCTTGATGATTTCAAAGGAGGGGATGATGGTGGCGGCGGTGCTGTGTGCCGAGCCTGATACCATTCCGTCCACATGGCCCATGTGGACCATCATGGTGCCGAAGTAGTTGACATCGCAGATCCGGTCCCTGGCGTTTTCAAGGGTGATGCCCTTGTGTTTTCTCAGATTGTAGTATTCCTGGGTATAGGCTTCCAGGTGGGTGGATCGCTGGGGGTCGATGATTTCAAGCTCGCCCATGCGCAGGCCCAGGGTATTGATTTTCTGGTGGATCTTGGCTTCATTCCCCAGGAGGGTGATGTCCACAATTTCCCTGCGGAGCAGGGTTTCCACAGCCCTCAGGATCCGGTCCTCGGTGCCCTCGGGCAGGACGATACGCTTCTTGAAGCTGCGGGCTTTGCTGAGCAACTGGTATTCGAACATCTTGGGGGTGACAATGGTGGAGTCGGTTTTGATTACCTTGTCCAGCAGCTTTTCAATGTCGATATTCTGTTCGAACAGGGCCAGGGCCCGGGTGATTTTTCTTTCGTCATAGGGTGAGATGTCGGACCTGAGCTTTTCAACCATGACGGCCGTCTGGAAGGTGTCCTCCTGAACGCTGAGCAGGGGTACCATGCCTGAAAATCCCTGGATCAGGTCCCACACGGCATCTTCCGGCTGGAGGCCGCCGGTGAGGATGATACCTGAGATATTTTCAATGGAGGCGGAGGACAGGGTGGCCATGCAGGCCACGATGACGTCTGCCCGGTCCCCTGGGGTGATGACCAGGGTGCCGTGGGAGATGCGGGTGAGCAGGTTTCTCAGCTGCATGGCGGCGACGGTGAACTGGCGGGCATGGCGGTAAAGCTGTTTGTGACCGCAGAGGACTTTGGCGTCCAGGGCGTCAGCCACCTCGCTCAGGGTGGGTTTGGACAGCACCTCTTCTTCGGGCACTGCGTAAATCAGTTGTTTGGTGAAAAGGCCGGTTTCGTTAAAGTGATTGATGACGGCCTCTTTGTCTTCGGGGGAAACCCGGTTAATGATGGTGCCGATGACATCGCAGCCCTTGCTTACCAGGGAATCTAGGGTCAAGCCCGCTATCAGGGATGCTTCTTCCATGGATTTTTTGTGGGCGTCTGCCACCAGGAGAACGGGACATGAGAGGTTTTTGATGATGGTCGCATTGATGTCGAATTCCACCCCTCCGGTGGAAGAGACAAAGTCGGTTCCTTCGCAGAGGATGAAATCGCAGTCCTTTCGGGCCTCGTTGTACTTTTCAATGATCCGTTCCAGAACCTCGTCTTTTTTGCCCAGGGTCAGCAGCCGGTCTGCTTCGGCCTGGGTGATGCCGTACATTTTTTCATAGGGCCGGTCCAGGCTGAACTGGCTGGACATGAGTTCAATATCCAGGTCCCATGCATCCTGGGGATCATGGCTGATGATGGGCCTGAAGAAGCCTACGCAGTCCAGGCGCCTGAGCAGCATTTCCATTACCCCCAGGGCAATGGCAGACTTCCCGGACCCTGCTTCCGTGGCTGTAATGTATAAGCCGTTTGACATGTGATTCTCCTAAAAAATTTGGGTGGGATTTCCGTCAGAGGACGAAGTTGTTCGCACTTTTGGTAACTTCTTAAAATTAAATGGTTTTTGTATTTTATAAAAAAGTCGCAAAAATGACAATCGATTTTACGACATTCATATTTGAATCGTATTAGTTTGGGGTCAGCAGAATTTCTGCGATGGTCTGTTTTATTTTTCCATTCCGCCCGGTGGCCGCCCTGAATCCCATTTCAACGCCGGCCATATCCCGGTAAAAAGGGGTGCGGTCGAAGGGGATATAGTCACGGTTGTCAAAATTTCCCGCAGCGCATCCAGGGCCTTTTATGGGCGGGGCGCCTGGCTTGTGAAGTTCATGGGGAAGGCCGTGCATCCGGCATATCATGGGGCGGTACGGGTAGAGCCCGCAACGGCCATTCGTCAGCAAAGGGCATGGAACTTTTTTGGACTCCGGTATGCCGCCGTCTTCCTGGGCAAATGTGGCTGAACAATAATTTTCTGCCTTTTCCAGAATGTTTTTCTGTTCCGCCTTCGGGAGGGTGGAAAAGCCGTGGAGCAGATAGGCCTTTTCAACCTGGGTGTGGTGGTAAAACAGTGAGAGGCAGCAATTGTCTTTGCAGCCGTTGCACTGGAAGCCGTATCCGGCTGCCGCCCTGTCCCAGGCCGTGTCCATTGTGCGGTATAATTCTGCCAGTTGTTTAAAGTGTCTGTTCATGGATTTTAATATTTTTTAATGGGTCAGACCAGCGGGTTGGGGAAGAAGAGCCGGGTGTACAATTTGAGCGCATACCGGTCGGTCATGGAGGCGATGACATCGCACACCGAGCGTTTAAGTGTGTTTTTGCCCGAATCCCAGGGGGCCATCTCCATTTTTTCCAGTTCTTTTTGCATATCTTCGGGATGTTCAAGAAAATACTGGTAGAGCCCGGCAATCACCTTTTTTGCCTTGACGAATTCGTTATGGACCTCAGGGGAGCGGTATACTTTTTCGTATAGAAATTTGCGCAGGACGCCCATGGCCTTAAAGGTGTCTTCTCCCATGCTCAGGATGAATTTGCCGTCTTTCGGGCCGCTGTTATACACCAGCTGCTCCATCATGGTAGAGGCCCGCATGGAATGGGTGCTGCCCAGTTGTCTGCTGCAGATTTCCGGCACATCGGATTTGTCAATCACCCGTCCCCTGAGGGCGTCATCCAGGTCATGGTTGAGGTAGGCGATGATATCCGCCACCCTGACAATCCTGCCCTCGATGGTAACGGCGGTTTCCCCGGGGGTGGCCGGTATGATGTTGCCGAAGCCCTTGGAGTGCTTTAGTATGCCGTCCCGGACTTCCCGGGTGAGGTTGAGTCCCCTGCCACGGTTTTCAAGGCTGTCCACCACCCGAAGGCTCTGGTCGGAGTGGGTGAAATGGGAGGAGTGAACCTGGATCAGGGCGGTTTCACCGCCGTGTCCGAATGGGGTGTGGCCCAGATCGTGGCCCAGGGCAATGGCTTCGGCAAGGTCTTCGTTGAGCCGCATGGCCCTGGCGATGTTTCTTGCAATTTCTGAGACTTCAAGGGTGTGGGTAAGCCGGGTGCGGTAATGGTCACCCAGGGGGGAAAGGAATACCTGGGTTTTGTATTTCAACCGCCTGAAAGCATTAGAGTATACGATCCGGTCCCTGTCCAGCTGGAACGGGGTTCGGATGGAACAGGTGTCCTCTTCGGGGTGCCGCCGGCCGGCCGTGGTGCTTGGGGTGGCGAATTCCGACAGAAAACTCATTTCTCTCTGCTGGAAGCGCTCCCTGATGCTCAGCGGCGCGGTGTCTGCTTTTTCTAAGGCTTTCATAAAATCATCATTGATTATTTAACAAGATCCAATAAAATACAGGATTTAAAGAAAAAAGCAAGTGCCGGATGCGTCATTCTTCCGGTATATTCCCCTTAACCTGAAAAGTAAAGGCCAAGATTTTGGAGTACGAGTTTTTTATGGAAAAGGCCCTGGAGCAGGCGGGTAGCGCCTATGACCAGGGGCAGTTCCCGGTGGGATGTGTGATTGTTCAGGACAACGAAGTTATTGCCACGGGAGCCAGGACCGGTACCGCGGGAGAACTTTCCTTTTTCAGTGAGATTGACCATGCGGAAATCCGCGCGCTCAAAGCCCTTGAGTCGGCCGATGTCGTTTTCCGGCCGGCTGATGCGGTGCTTTTCTGTACCATGGAGCCCTGCCTGATGTGTTTTTCCGCCATTATTCTTTCGGGGATAAAGACAATTGTTTTTGCCTATGAAGATGCCATGGGCGGAGGGACCGGCGTCGACCTCGATTCTTTGCCTTCCTTATACAGGGAAGCCTGTGTGACCGTGGTTCCTCGGGTGTTACGGCAAAAAAGTCTTGATCTTTTTTATAATTTTTTTAATAAAGAGGCTAACTTATACTGGAAAGACAGTTTTTTGGAAGCGTATACCCTGGCCCAGAAGGGGCAAAATAGGTAATACAATTATTTGCTTGCAATTAATAGGGATTGTCGTTATAATTCCAAGGTTATGCTTGTTATATTAACATGATTAATTATTTTATGCCACGGCAGGAGGTGGAAAATATCTAAGCGAGGAAGGCAGGATCAGACACGTGTGAATAAGGGAATCAGAGCCAGCGAAGTGCGGGTGATTGGTTCTGACGGCGAACAGGTTGGGGTATTGCCCATAGCAGAGGCATTGCGCATTGCCGAAAATGAAAATATGGATCTGGTGGAGGTCTCTCCGGATGCCAAGCCCCCTGTCTGCAAAGTAATGGATCATGGAAAGTATAAGTACGAGCTGACCAAGAAAAAGCAGGAGGCCAAGCGGAAGCAGAAAAGCACCCAGATCAAAGAGATCAAGGTGCGGCCCAAAACAGGCGACCATGATCTTGAGACCAAGGTGCGCCATGTCGAAAAGTTCATTAAAAATAACGACAAGGTGAAAATTACCCTGGTGTTCCGCGGCCGGGAGTTTATGCTCAAGGAGCAGGCCAATGCAGTGCTGGAAAAAGTGGTGGAGATGACCAAGGAATTTGCCCAGGTCGAACAATATCCCAAGTTTGAAGGCCGTGTCATTACCATGCTTCTTGGTCCCAGATAAATCCCGCATTCTGGGCTGACGGGTTTCTCAGCAGGCGGGACCGGGAATGGGCCGTCTGCTTTGATACATAAATTTATGTTGGTGGTATATCTCGTGTATACCACCTTTAGTTTTTAGTAATCGCATTACTTTAAGAGAGGGTATTATGCCTAAGATTAAAACAAGCCGGGCAGCTGCCAAACGGTTTAAAAAAACAGGAACCGGGAAATATAAATTCCGGAAATCCCATGCCAGTCATATTCTGACTAAAAAAACCACAAAGCGGAAAAGAGGCTTCCGTCAGGACCAGATTATTGATGCGTCCGACATGAAGGCAGTCCGCCGTCTGCTGCCCAACGGCTAACGCCTGGGTGAATTCGGCAAGCATGCCGGTTGGGAAACTGGCAAATTAATATCGGCCGGATGTTCCGGCTGAATACAAAAACTTGACTCATTCCCGGTCACGGGCCGAAATAAGGCTTCGGAAGCCGGAAGTTAAAAAGGAGTGAAAAGACATGAGAGTAAAAAGAGGATTTAAGGCTAGAAGACGCCGTAACAAGGTGCTCAAGCTTGCAAAGGGGTTTAGAGGCGGTAGAAGTAAACTTTACAGAACCGCGGCGGACGCGGTCGACAAGGCATTAATGTATGCCTACAGAGACAGACGGGCCAGAAAAAGAGATTTCAGAAAACTTTGGATTGTTAGAATTAATGCCGGCGCCCGCATGAACGGTCTTTCCTACTCCCGTCTCATGCACGGCCTGAAACTGTCCGGCTGTGAACTGGACCGTAAGGTTCTGGCGGATCTGGCCGTTACCGATCCCGCCGGATTCTCCCAGCTGGCATCCCAGGCGGCTGCCAAGCTGAACTAAAAAGAAGACAAGAACCATCGGGGGAACGTTGCAAAACAATATTGCAGATATTGAAAAAGAGGCGCTGGATCAGATCGGCGCAGCCGATTCCAAGGATGCCCTGGAGGAGATTTCCATTCGTTTTCTGGGCAGAAAAGGAGTGCTCACCGGGTTTTTGAGGAATATTTCCTCCCTGCCCGAGGACGAGCGCCCGGCTGCAGGGAAAAATGCCAACCTGCTGAAGGTCAAGCTGGAAAAGGCGGTAAAAGCCGCGGAAGCCGGATTGAATGCAGTCGGCGAAACCGGTCCCGGCATTGATGTAACCCTTCCGGGTCGTCCAGCCGTCAGGGGGGCGCTGCATCCCATCACCCAGGTGTTGGATGAAATCTGCGGCATTTTTATGCGGCTGGGATTTGATATTGCAGAAGGGCCTGAAGTTGAGACGGATTATTACAACTTCGAGGCCTTGAATATTCCCAAGTACCATCCGGCCAGGGATATGCAGGACACTTTTTATGTGTCTGACAATATTGTTTTGAGAACCCATACCTCGGGCTCCCAGCCCAGGGTAATGGAAAAAAGCGAACCCCCGGTGAGAATTATATCTCCGGGCAAGGTGTTCCGCTGTGATTCGGACCTGACCCACACCCCCATGTTCCACCAGGTGGAAGGTCTGATGGTGGATAAAAACATCTCCTTTGGCGATCTCAAAGGGGTGTTAACTACCTTTGTTCATCAGTTTTTCGACAAGGACACCTCGCTTCGGTTCCGTCCCAGTTTTTTCCCCTTTACCGAGCCCAGTGCGGAAGTTGATATCCGCTGCGTCATGTGCAAGGGCAAGGGCTGCCGGGTCTGTTCCAAGACCGGCTGGCTGGAAGTGCTGGGGTCGGGCATGGTGCACCCCGCCGTATTTGAAAATGTGGGGTACGATACCGACAAATACACCGGATTTGCATTCGGCGTCGGCATAGAACGGATGGCCATGCTCAAGTATGGTATCGATGACATCCGGAAATATTTTGAAAACGATGTGCGTTTTTTAGGGCAGTTTTAATATGAAAGTCAGTTTAAGCTGGTTGCGCGAATATATTCCCGTTGACCTGGATTCCCAGGAAATGTCGGACCGCCTCACCATGGCCGGGCTTGAGGTGGATGCCATTGAAAATCTTTATGATTACCTGGACAACGTTGTCGTTGGAAGGGTGGTCGAGGCAAAGCAGCATCCCAATGCGGACAAGCTGACCTGCTGCGCCGTGGATACCGGCAAAGGGGAACTCTCTCCCATCGTCTGCGGAGCCCCCAATGTCAGGGAAGGCATGTTTGTGGCCTGCGCCCTGCCCGGAGCGGTGCTGCCCGGCGACTTTAAGATCAAAAAGAGCAAGCTGCGCGGGGAAAAATCCCACGGCATGCTCTGTTCGGCAGCTGAACTGAGGCTGGACGCCGATGCCGCCGGCATCATGGATCTGGAGGGCGAGCTTGAACCGGGGATGCCCCTGGAAAAAGCCCTTGCCCTGACTGACACTGTATTTGAAATTGACCTCACCCCGAACCGGCCGGACTGTTTGAGCCTCATTGGGGTGGCCCGGGAGACCGGTGCCTTTACCGAGCCTAAAAACAGGGTAACCCTGCCCGAGGCGGAGCTTCCCGCTGAACGGATCGGTTCCAAATCCATCCATGATTTTGCACGCGTGGAAATCAAAGATCCCGAACTCTGCCCCAGGTATACGGCAGGGATGCTTTTCGACGTCAAAGTGGGACCCTCTCCCTTCTGGCTGAAACAGCGCCTGGAATCCGTTGGTCTGACCCCCATCAATAATGTGGTGGATATCACCAACTATGTGATGATGGAAACCGGACAGCCCCTGCACGCATTTGATTTCGATAACCTGGCCCAGGGAAGAATTGTTGTAAAAACCGCGGGCAGCGGCATTGAATTTACCACCCTGGATTCAAAGCTTCACAAGCTGGAGCCTGAAATGCTCATGATCTGCGACGGGGAAAAACCCGTTGCCATCGCCGGTGTCATGGGCGGTGAGAATTCGGAAATTTCCGACACCACCACCCGGGTGCTGGTGGAAAGTGCCTATTTCAATCCGGTGTCCGTGCGCAGGACAGCCAAACGGACCGGCATCGGCACTGACGCCTCCCACAGGTTCGAGCGGGGGGTGGATCCCGAGGGCACTCTTTTTGCCATGAAACGGGCCGTTGCCCTGATGGCCGAGCTATGCGATGCAGAAATTGCCGAGGGAACGATTGATGAACATCCCCTGAAATCCGAGCCGGTGGTTATTGATCTGAAGGCCGAGGCCCTGAATGTCCGTCTGGGTACTGATTTTTCCGCCCAGCAGATTGCAGAAATCCTGGAATCCGTTGAGTTCAAAGTCGAAGCCGACGGCCAGGGACGGCTCAAGGTTCTGGTGCCCTCTTTCAGGGTGGATGTTGCCCGCCCGGAAGATCTGTCAGAAGAGGTGGCCCGTCTCTGGGGGTATAACAATATCGAAACCAGCTACCCGCCGGTGCCGGCCAGGGGGAAGGTGCTGAACCCCCGTTTGCTCCTCCGTGACAAGATCCGCCGGGCCATGACAGGCTTTTCATTTTACGAGGCCATCAACTATAATTTCATCCATGCCGACTCCCGTCAGAGGCTTGGATTTGGGGAGGACGACCCCCGGCAGGCAGCCGTGGAAATCCTCAATCCCATTTCCGAACAGATGTCCGTGCTCCGGACTTCTCTTGTGCCGGGGTTGCTTGAGACCATGAAACGGAACCTGGCCCAGCAGACCGAAACCCTCAAAGTTTTTGAGGTCGGGAAAGCCTTTTTTGACAAGGGGAAGGGCGAACAGCCCCGGGAGGTTGAAATGGTCTGCGGACTGATGACCGGCAACCGGACCGGCCAGACCTGGTATTCAAAAGTTGAATCCATGGACTTTTTCGACCTGAAAGGGGTGGTTCAGGGGCTGCTGGATGAACTTTTTATCACCGGCGTCCGGTATGAAAAAATCCAGGATGACTCCTGCCCCTATTTTGAAGCCGGATACGGCGCCGCAGCAGTGAAGGACGGCCGTTTGCTCTGCACCCTGGGTAAAGTGGATGCTGCCGTGCTCAAGGCCTACGGCCTGAAACAGGATGCCTATGTGTTTGACATGGATATGGATGCCATCCAGGCTGCCATGCCCGAAGCCATTCAGGCTGAGCCCCTGCCCAGATTCCCGGCCATTTCCCGGGACATGACCTTTATTGTGGATGCAGCGGTTGAAGTGGGTGCCGTGCTGGAGAATATTGCTGAATTCTCCAGAAAGCAGGCCCTGATCGAAGATTATTTTCTCTTTGACGTATTTGAAGGGGAAAGTATCGGAGCTGGGAAAAAATCACTCTCTTTCAGGGTGGTATACCGGTCAGCCAGTAAAACCCTCACCGAAAAGAACATTAAAAAAATTCACACCAATCTGTCCAAACGGATTCTGGATGATTTCGGTGCTGTTCTGCCCGGT encodes:
- the pheS gene encoding phenylalanine--tRNA ligase subunit alpha produces the protein MQNNIADIEKEALDQIGAADSKDALEEISIRFLGRKGVLTGFLRNISSLPEDERPAAGKNANLLKVKLEKAVKAAEAGLNAVGETGPGIDVTLPGRPAVRGALHPITQVLDEICGIFMRLGFDIAEGPEVETDYYNFEALNIPKYHPARDMQDTFYVSDNIVLRTHTSGSQPRVMEKSEPPVRIISPGKVFRCDSDLTHTPMFHQVEGLMVDKNISFGDLKGVLTTFVHQFFDKDTSLRFRPSFFPFTEPSAEVDIRCVMCKGKGCRVCSKTGWLEVLGSGMVHPAVFENVGYDTDKYTGFAFGVGIERMAMLKYGIDDIRKYFENDVRFLGQF
- a CDS encoding phenylalanine--tRNA ligase subunit beta; translation: MKVSLSWLREYIPVDLDSQEMSDRLTMAGLEVDAIENLYDYLDNVVVGRVVEAKQHPNADKLTCCAVDTGKGELSPIVCGAPNVREGMFVACALPGAVLPGDFKIKKSKLRGEKSHGMLCSAAELRLDADAAGIMDLEGELEPGMPLEKALALTDTVFEIDLTPNRPDCLSLIGVARETGAFTEPKNRVTLPEAELPAERIGSKSIHDFARVEIKDPELCPRYTAGMLFDVKVGPSPFWLKQRLESVGLTPINNVVDITNYVMMETGQPLHAFDFDNLAQGRIVVKTAGSGIEFTTLDSKLHKLEPEMLMICDGEKPVAIAGVMGGENSEISDTTTRVLVESAYFNPVSVRRTAKRTGIGTDASHRFERGVDPEGTLFAMKRAVALMAELCDAEIAEGTIDEHPLKSEPVVIDLKAEALNVRLGTDFSAQQIAEILESVEFKVEADGQGRLKVLVPSFRVDVARPEDLSEEVARLWGYNNIETSYPPVPARGKVLNPRLLLRDKIRRAMTGFSFYEAINYNFIHADSRQRLGFGEDDPRQAAVEILNPISEQMSVLRTSLVPGLLETMKRNLAQQTETLKVFEVGKAFFDKGKGEQPREVEMVCGLMTGNRTGQTWYSKVESMDFFDLKGVVQGLLDELFITGVRYEKIQDDSCPYFEAGYGAAAVKDGRLLCTLGKVDAAVLKAYGLKQDAYVFDMDMDAIQAAMPEAIQAEPLPRFPAISRDMTFIVDAAVEVGAVLENIAEFSRKQALIEDYFLFDVFEGESIGAGKKSLSFRVVYRSASKTLTEKNIKKIHTNLSKRILDDFGAVLPG